In the Salvelinus fontinalis isolate EN_2023a chromosome 34, ASM2944872v1, whole genome shotgun sequence genome, one interval contains:
- the tfap4 gene encoding transcription factor AP-4 isoform X1 has product MEYFMVPAQKVPSLQHFRKTEKEVIGGLCSLANIPLTPETARDQERRIRREIANSNERRRMQSINSGFQSLKTLIPHSDGEKLSKVGPREERKGEKLSKAAILQQTAEYIFALEQEKTRLLQQNSQLKRFIQEFSGSSPKRRRGAEEKDEGIGSPDILEEEKTEDLRREMVELRQQLDKERSVRMMLEEHLRQEEVCCVVVGGTQPEHVLGTHSEQQERASTPAHCPQVLAPRSPPAPTHHPTVIVPAPPPHHVTVVTMGPASVINTASTSRQNLDTIVQAIQHIESIQERVGEEEQRRAVIVTQGRALTDTARSDTASDSEGPEDCSLP; this is encoded by the exons ATGGAGTATTTCATGGTACCAGCACAGAAGGTGCCCTCCTTGCAACATTTTAGGAAAACGGAGAAGGAAGTGATTGGGGGTCTTTGCAG CCTGGCGAACATTCCCCTGACCCCCGAGACGGCGCGCGACCAGGAGCGGCGGATCCGCCGGGAGATCGCCAACAGCAACGAGCGGCGGCGCATGCAGAGCATCAACTCCGGCTTCCAATCGCTTAAGACGCTCATCCCCCACAGCGACGGAGAGAAACTCAGCAAGGTGGGTCcgagggaggaaaggaagggagagAAACTCAGCAAG GCGGCCATCTTGCAGCAGACAGCAGAGTACATCTTCGCTCTGGAGCAGGAGAAGACACGGCTACTGCAGCAGAACAGCCAGCTCAAACGCTTCATTCAG GAGTTCAGCGGCTCCTCCCCAAAGAGGAGGCGTGGGGCGGAGGAGAAGGATGAAGGGATCGGTTCCCCAGACATTTTGGAGGAGGAGAAGACGGAGGACCTGCGGAGGGAGATGGTGGAGCTGAGACAGCAGCTGGACAAGGAGCGCTCTGTCCGCATGATGCTGGAGGAGCATTTGAGACAGGAGGAG GTCTGCTGTGTTGTGGTTGGTGGTACTCAGCCTGAACATGTGTTAGGAACTCACTCCGAGCAGCAGGAGAGAGCCAGCACCCCAGCCCACTGCCCACAG GTGCTGGCCCCCAGGTCGCCCCCCGCCCCCACCCACCACCCCACGGTAATAGTCCCAGCCCCGCCTCCCCATCACGTCACCGTGGTAACCATGGGCCCGGCCTCTGTCATCAACACAGCCTCCACGTCTCGCCAGAACCTGGACACCATTGTGCAG gcCATCCAGCACATTGAGAGCATCCAGgagagggtgggggaggaggagcagCGCCGGGCGGTGATCGTCACCCAGGGACGCGCCCTCACAGACACAGCGAGGTCCGACACGGCGTCCGACAGCGAGGGGCCAGAGGACTGCTCACTGCCCTGA
- the tfap4 gene encoding transcription factor AP-4 isoform X2 — protein MEYFMVPAQKVPSLQHFRKTEKEVIGGLCSLANIPLTPETARDQERRIRREIANSNERRRMQSINSGFQSLKTLIPHSDGEKLSKAAILQQTAEYIFALEQEKTRLLQQNSQLKRFIQEFSGSSPKRRRGAEEKDEGIGSPDILEEEKTEDLRREMVELRQQLDKERSVRMMLEEHLRQEEVCCVVVGGTQPEHVLGTHSEQQERASTPAHCPQVLAPRSPPAPTHHPTVIVPAPPPHHVTVVTMGPASVINTASTSRQNLDTIVQAIQHIESIQERVGEEEQRRAVIVTQGRALTDTARSDTASDSEGPEDCSLP, from the exons ATGGAGTATTTCATGGTACCAGCACAGAAGGTGCCCTCCTTGCAACATTTTAGGAAAACGGAGAAGGAAGTGATTGGGGGTCTTTGCAG CCTGGCGAACATTCCCCTGACCCCCGAGACGGCGCGCGACCAGGAGCGGCGGATCCGCCGGGAGATCGCCAACAGCAACGAGCGGCGGCGCATGCAGAGCATCAACTCCGGCTTCCAATCGCTTAAGACGCTCATCCCCCACAGCGACGGAGAGAAACTCAGCAAG GCGGCCATCTTGCAGCAGACAGCAGAGTACATCTTCGCTCTGGAGCAGGAGAAGACACGGCTACTGCAGCAGAACAGCCAGCTCAAACGCTTCATTCAG GAGTTCAGCGGCTCCTCCCCAAAGAGGAGGCGTGGGGCGGAGGAGAAGGATGAAGGGATCGGTTCCCCAGACATTTTGGAGGAGGAGAAGACGGAGGACCTGCGGAGGGAGATGGTGGAGCTGAGACAGCAGCTGGACAAGGAGCGCTCTGTCCGCATGATGCTGGAGGAGCATTTGAGACAGGAGGAG GTCTGCTGTGTTGTGGTTGGTGGTACTCAGCCTGAACATGTGTTAGGAACTCACTCCGAGCAGCAGGAGAGAGCCAGCACCCCAGCCCACTGCCCACAG GTGCTGGCCCCCAGGTCGCCCCCCGCCCCCACCCACCACCCCACGGTAATAGTCCCAGCCCCGCCTCCCCATCACGTCACCGTGGTAACCATGGGCCCGGCCTCTGTCATCAACACAGCCTCCACGTCTCGCCAGAACCTGGACACCATTGTGCAG gcCATCCAGCACATTGAGAGCATCCAGgagagggtgggggaggaggagcagCGCCGGGCGGTGATCGTCACCCAGGGACGCGCCCTCACAGACACAGCGAGGTCCGACACGGCGTCCGACAGCGAGGGGCCAGAGGACTGCTCACTGCCCTGA
- the tfap4 gene encoding transcription factor AP-4 isoform X3, translating into MEYFMVPAQKVPSLQHFRKTEKEVIGGLCSLANIPLTPETARDQERRIRREIANSNERRRMQSINSGFQSLKTLIPHSDGEKLSKVGPREERKGEKLSKAAILQQTAEYIFALEQEKTRLLQQNSQLKRFIQEFSGSSPKRRRGAEEKDEGIGSPDILEEEKTEDLRREMVELRQQLDKERSVRMMLEEHLRQEEVLAPRSPPAPTHHPTVIVPAPPPHHVTVVTMGPASVINTASTSRQNLDTIVQAIQHIESIQERVGEEEQRRAVIVTQGRALTDTARSDTASDSEGPEDCSLP; encoded by the exons ATGGAGTATTTCATGGTACCAGCACAGAAGGTGCCCTCCTTGCAACATTTTAGGAAAACGGAGAAGGAAGTGATTGGGGGTCTTTGCAG CCTGGCGAACATTCCCCTGACCCCCGAGACGGCGCGCGACCAGGAGCGGCGGATCCGCCGGGAGATCGCCAACAGCAACGAGCGGCGGCGCATGCAGAGCATCAACTCCGGCTTCCAATCGCTTAAGACGCTCATCCCCCACAGCGACGGAGAGAAACTCAGCAAGGTGGGTCcgagggaggaaaggaagggagagAAACTCAGCAAG GCGGCCATCTTGCAGCAGACAGCAGAGTACATCTTCGCTCTGGAGCAGGAGAAGACACGGCTACTGCAGCAGAACAGCCAGCTCAAACGCTTCATTCAG GAGTTCAGCGGCTCCTCCCCAAAGAGGAGGCGTGGGGCGGAGGAGAAGGATGAAGGGATCGGTTCCCCAGACATTTTGGAGGAGGAGAAGACGGAGGACCTGCGGAGGGAGATGGTGGAGCTGAGACAGCAGCTGGACAAGGAGCGCTCTGTCCGCATGATGCTGGAGGAGCATTTGAGACAGGAGGAG GTGCTGGCCCCCAGGTCGCCCCCCGCCCCCACCCACCACCCCACGGTAATAGTCCCAGCCCCGCCTCCCCATCACGTCACCGTGGTAACCATGGGCCCGGCCTCTGTCATCAACACAGCCTCCACGTCTCGCCAGAACCTGGACACCATTGTGCAG gcCATCCAGCACATTGAGAGCATCCAGgagagggtgggggaggaggagcagCGCCGGGCGGTGATCGTCACCCAGGGACGCGCCCTCACAGACACAGCGAGGTCCGACACGGCGTCCGACAGCGAGGGGCCAGAGGACTGCTCACTGCCCTGA